The Polyodon spathula isolate WHYD16114869_AA chromosome 13, ASM1765450v1, whole genome shotgun sequence genome includes a region encoding these proteins:
- the LOC121325324 gene encoding telomere repeats-binding bouquet formation protein 1-like, which yields MKHSFLFCVVFCQQVLCHSELFTEVGMLLSQNSPLNLKRVAVYVVLVLVSNNKYGQCLVKTTGCFDILLDLLRTSFPFSDEKGPNENITQGCQLLSSVSSVLCACVNNPQNEENQRICTAAFSFLKEWLQKCVRKEITQPICSFVGLTVANNSYSQDCFATVCGLDTLAQVFVKLVDESSRNPLSGELAVVVTKTLCACIADNDF from the exons ATGAAACATTCTTTCCTCTTTTGTGTAGTTTTTTGCCAGCAGGTATTGTGCCATTCAGAATTGTTTACAGAAGTAGGCATGCTACTTTCACAGAACTCGCCACTGAATTTAAAAAGGGTGGCAGTGTATGTGGTGTTGGTACTGGTCTCCAATAACA AATATGGACAATGCCTTGTTAAAACAACGGGCTGTTTTGACATTCTCCTTGACTTACTCAG AACCAGTTTTCCATTCTCAGATGAGAAGGGCCCAAATGAAAATATTACCCAGGGCTGTCAGCTGTTGTCTTCTGTATCAAGTGTTCTTTGTGCTTGTGTCAACAACCCCCAAAATG AAGAGAATCAACGGATATGCACAGCTGCCTTTTCGTTTTTAAAAGAGTGGCTGCAGAAATGTGTTCGGAAAGAAATAACACAGCCTATTTGTTCATTTGTCGGATTGACAGTTGCAAATAATT CCTATTCTCAGGACTGCTTTGCTACAGTCTGTGGTTTGGATACCCTGGCTCAGGTTTTTGTTAAACTGGTCGATGAGTCCAGCAGAAACCCCTTGTCTGGCGAGCTTGCAGTGGTGGTGACAAAGACCCTGTGCGCCTGCATTGCTGATAATG ATTTCTAA
- the LOC121325649 gene encoding cell surface glycoprotein 1-like: MGGKLSRKKKEEYNVSDPKNSEESQEETQHDEAPESQNEDKVSDPGSASAESAVEQTVQADGTLPFKGILTEKVEEKSDKPLSQEAKATSEQKAVEESKPPTSDAKPSEPTAEKEPIVNKDSKENNTSGEKPRESSSQEAETAPETPSAPVTAVTKKLVKELEKPVVESLVKAEVAAPAPVKDELPAPAPVKAEDPVPKPVKAEVPTPTPVKAEVPEPTPVKAEVPAPAPVKAEVPAPKLVKAEVPEPAPVKAEVPAPAPVKAEVPAPALVKAEVPAPALVKAEVPAPALVKAEVPAPALVKAEVPAPAPVKAEVPAPAPVKAEVPAPALVKAEVPAPALVKAELPAPAPVKAELPAPAPVKAELPAPAPVKAELPAPAPVKAELPAPAPVKAEDPAPAPVKAEDPAPAPIKAEVPAPAPIKAEVPAPALVKAEVPAPALVKAEVPAPKPVKAEVPAPTPINVENPASPPVKADVPAPTPVKAEDPVPKPLKAEVPAPTPVKDEVPAPTPVNAEKDAPSPVKADVPAPTQVKAEDPMPKPLKAEVPALTPVKDEEPAPTPVNAEKPAPSPVKADVPAPTQVKEVVPAPTPINVENPASSPVKPDVPAPTPVKDEEPAPTPEKAEVSAPKPEKAEVSAPKPEKAEVSAPKPVIDDVLAPNPVKAEVPAPILVKVENPAIIPVKDEVHAPKAMKVEVPVAAPVEVEVPVTKPVKAEVPAPIPVKTEFPAPTPMKVEKPAPAIVKEPEAKPEDISVEESNKKPNEEQTSVSNQESVPLTCPSPPPSEVVPSDIILKQQPESTENKESATEKAESTSNKDQELSTESPNSTSHTSVESQAEETLNSQTTASEKDKRLTQGEENNKEVTAHSEPEKDTTVPTDDMALTSENTQQMKIETVPKIIISESHSTNEFSEDETVVCPSEAEKSDKKPADGFSENNENESCEPSPKPEDAIKKESAGPNDTPAKGQSGDLSPKSKPEECVNGKKNEEQSAKDHNGCGFKNNLNLMEEKQAPEDIDEIPEALSAAMGSPVVELV, from the coding sequence ATGGGAGGAAAGCTGAGcaggaagaagaaggaggagtATAACGTCAGTGACCCAAAAAACAGTGAGGAAAGCCAAGAAGAGACGCAACATGATGAGGCACCAGAGTCCCAGAATGAAGACAAAGTCAGTGATCCAGGTAGTGCTTCTGCAGAGTCTGCAGTGGAGCAGACCGTACAAGCTGATGGCACATTGCCTTTTAAGggcattttaacagagaaagtAGAGGAGAAATCTGACAAACCTCTAAGTCAAGAAGCTAAAGCAACTTCAGAACAAAAAGCAGTCGAAGAAAGCAAGCCACCTACCAGTGATGCAAAACCCAGTGAACCTACAGCAGAAAAAGAGCCGATTGTAAACAAGGACTCTAAGGAAAATAATACTTCAGGGGAAAAGCCACGTGAGTCATCCAGTCAAGAGGCAGAAACAGCTCCAGAGACCCCAAGTGCCCCAGTTACAGCTGTAACAAAGAAGTTGGTTAAAGAGTTAGAAAAGCCTGTGGTTGAAAGCCTAGTGAAAGCTGAGGTGGCTGCACCTGCCCCAGTGAAAGATGAGCTGCCTGCACCTGCCCCAGTGAAAGCTGAGGATCCTGTGCCCAAACCAGTGAAAGCTGAGGTGCCCACACCCACCCCGGTGAAAGCTGAGGTGCCCGAACCCACCCCGGTGAAAGCTGAGGTGCCCGCACCCGCCCCGGTGAAAGCTGAGGTGCCCGCACCCAAACTAGTGAAAGCTGAGGTGCCCGAACCCGCCCCGGTGAAAGCTGAGGTGCCCGCACCCGCCCCGGTGAAAGCTGAGGTGCCCGCACCCGCCCTGGTGAAAGCTGAGGTGCCCGCACCCGCCTTGGTGAAAGCTGAGGTGCCCGCACCCGCCTTGGTGAAAGCTGAGGTGCCCGCACCCGCCCTGGTGAAAGCTGAGGTGCCCGCACCCGCCCCGGTGAAAGCTGAGGTGCCCGCACCCGCCCCGGTGAAAGCTGAGGTGCCCGCACCCGCCCTGGTGAAAGCTGAGGTGCCCGCACCCGCCCTGGTGAAAGCTGAGCTGCCTGCACCTGCGCCAGTGAAAGCTGAGCTGCCTGCACCTGCGCCAGTGAAAGCTGAGCTGCCTGCACCTGCGCCAGTGAAAGCTGAGCTGCCTGCACCTGCGCCAGTGAAAGCTGAGCTGCCTGCACCTGCGCCAGTGAAAGCTGAGGATCCTGCACCTGCCCCGGTGAAAGCTGAGGATCCTGCACCCGCCCCAATAAAAGCTGAGGTGCCTGCACCCGCTCCAATAAAAGCTGAGGTGCCCGCACCCGCCCTGGTGAAAGCTGAGGTGCCCGCACCCGCCCTGGTGAAAGCTGAGGTGCCTGCACCCAAACCAGTGAAAGCTGAGGTGCCTGCACCTACCCCAATAAATGTTGAGAACCCTGCATCTCCCCCAGTGAAAGCTGATGTGCCTGCACCTACCCCAGTGAAAGCTGAGGATCCTGTGCCCAAACCATTGAAAGCTGAGGTACCTGCACCTACCCCAGTGAAAGATGAGGTGCCTGCACCTACCCCAGTAAATGCTGAGAAGGATGCACCTTCCCCAGTGAAAGCTGATGTGCCTGCACCTACCCAAGTGAAAGCTGAGGATCCTATGCCCAAACCATTGAAAGCTGAGGTACCTGCACTTACCCCAGTGAAAGATGAGGAGCCTGCACCTACCCCAGTAAATGCTGAGAAGCCTGCACCTTCCCCAGTGAAAGCTGATGTGCCTGCACCTACCCAAGTGAAAGAGGTGGTGCCTGCGCCTACCCCAATAAATGTTGAGAACCCCGCATCTTCCCCAGTGAAACCTGATGTGCCTGCACCTACCCCAGTGAAAGATGAGGAGCCTGCACCTACCCCAGAGAAAGCTGAGGTGTCTGCGCCCAAACCAGAGAAAGCTGAGGTGTCTGCACCCAAACCAGAGAAAGCTGAGGTGTCTGCGCCCAAACCAGTGATAGATGATGTGCTTGCACCTAACCCAGTTAAAGCTGAGGTACCTGCACCTATCCTGGTAAAGGTTGAGAATCCTGCAATTATCCCAGTGAAAGATGAGGTTCATGCACCTAAAGCAATGAAAGTTGAGGTGCCTGTGGCTGCCCCAGTGGAAGTTGAGGTGCCTGTGACCAAACCAGTGAAAGCCGAGGTGCCTGCACCTATCCCAGTGAAAACTGAGTTTCCTGCACCTACCCCGATGAAAGTTGAGAAGCCTGCACCTGCCATAGTCAAGGAACCTGAGGCAAAACCTGAGGATATTTCTGTAGAAGAAAGCAATAAGAAACCAAATGAGGAACAAACTTCTGTTTCCAATCAGGAAAGTGTCCCTCTAACCTGTCCTTCTCCACCACCATCAGAGGTAGTACCTTCAGATATAATCCTAAAGCAGCAGCCagaaagtactgaaaacaaagaAAGCGCTACTGAAAAAGCAGAGAGCACTTCTAACAAAGACCAAGAACTATCCACGGAGTCCCCTAACAGTACTTCTCATACCAGTGTTGAATCCCAGGCAGAAGAAACTTTGAACTCCCAAACCACTGCGAGTGAAAAAGATAAACGCTTAACCCAAGGTGAGGAAAATAACAAAGAGGTGACTGCTCATTCTGAGCCAGAAAAAGATACAACAGTGCCCACAGATGACATGGCTTTAACAAGCGAAAACACTCAACAAATGAAAATCGAGACTGTAccaaaaattattatttcagaATCTCATTCAACTAATGAATTCTCAGAAGATGAAACAGTAGTGTGTCCCAGTGAGGCTGAGAAGAGTGATAAGAAGCCTGCAGATGGATTTTCTGAAAACAACGAAAATGAATCTTGTGAACCCTCCCCGAAACCAGAGGATGCCATCAAAAAGGAAAGTGCTGGTCCAAATGATACTCCTGCAAAGGGGCAATCTGGGGATCTTTCTCCCAAATCAAAGCCTGAGGAATGTGTAAATGGTAAGAAGAACGAAGAACAATCCGCCAAAGACCATAATGGTTGcggatttaaaaataatttaaacctgATGGAAGAAAAGCAAGCCCCCGAAGATATCGATGAAATACCTGAAGCCTTAAGTGCAGCCATGGGAAGTCCGGTTGTTGAATTAGTTTAa